In Solanum stenotomum isolate F172 chromosome 6, ASM1918654v1, whole genome shotgun sequence, one DNA window encodes the following:
- the LOC125869314 gene encoding uncharacterized protein LOC125869314, which yields MGSHGNSWADQWGSQNDVVDEDFGNKGKNGGGGGGGKKMEKVTAVASASFGKAKSAAAVGADKAKAAAVVGAKKVKSGTSLGFKWIKDKCQKK from the coding sequence atggGAAGTCACGGGAACAGTTGGGCTGATCAATGGGGCAGCCAAAACGACGTCGTAGATGAAGATTTTGGGAACAAAGGAAAAAACGGCGGCGGTGGCGGCGGTGGTAAGAAGATGGAGAAGGTGACGGCGGTGGCATCGGCGAGTTTTGGGAAGGCGAAATCAGCGGCGGCGGTGGGGGCTGACAAGGCGAAGGCTGCGGCGGTGGTGGGTGCAAAAAAGGTGAAGAGTGGAACTTCATTGGGGTTTAAATGGATCAAGGACAAGTGCCAGAAAAAGTAA
- the LOC125869301 gene encoding nifU-like protein 3, chloroplastic, with translation MFAISTQTRGLKPKVASSEWLSPTSTSFQKNCVSQGSPFSSKQSSFLRGQYHVRHFLGLGRTGQRRKNAGAVVSPSCVLPLTEENVEKVLEQVRPGLMADGGNVVLHEIDGLVVILKLQGACGSCPSSTMTLKMGIETRLRDKIPEIMAVEQILDSETGLELNEENIEKLLGEIRPYLVGAGGGELELVQINDYIVKVRLSGPAASVMTVRVALTQKLRDAIPAIAAVQLTD, from the exons ATGTTTGCAATTTCAACACAAACGCGAGGTCTCAAACCCAAGGTGGCGTCATCAGAATGGTTGTCTCCTACCTCTACTTCCTTTCAAAAG AACTGTGTGTCACAAGGCAGCCCATTTTCTTCAAAGCAAAGTTCTTTTCTAAGAGGTCAATATCATGTTAGACACTTCCTTGGGCTCGGTCGAACTggacaaagaagaaaaaatgcaG GTGCTGTGGTATCACCAAGTTGTGTCCTTCCACTTACTGAGGAAAACGTCGAGAAGGTTCTAGAGCAAGTCAGGCCAGGCCTAATGGCTGATGGAGGAAATGTGGTACTACATGAGATCGATGGCCTAGTTGTAATTCTTAAGCTTCAAGGAGCATGTGGATCTTGTCCAAGTTCAACAATGACACTTAAAATGGGAATTGAAACTCGTCTTCGGGACAAAATCCCTGAAATAATGGCAGTTGAACAGATTCTTGACTCTGAAACTGGTCTTGAGTTAAATgaggaaaatattgaaaag CTTCTTGGAGAGATAAGACCATACTTGGTAGGTGCCGGTGGTGGAGAACTGGAGCTTGTACAGATTAACGACTACATTGTTAAGGTTAGGCTAAGTGGACCGGCTGCTTCTGTGATGACAGTTCGTGTAGCTCTTACTCAAAAATTGAGAGATGCAATACCAGCTATTGCTGCTGTTCAGTTGACAGATTGA